TACTGCTCTCCGGTGTACCTCACATCCGCCTTGCCCAATAATCCTTTGAAGATGAGGAAAGAAATGTTAAGGCCTCCGAAGAGCTCCGGAAGATCCTCCGGGCGGTTCGTCTTGTCCGCTTCCGTATCGGTGAGATCGACCGTTTGGATCGTGACGTCGGCCGCAACGTTCACCGGACCGATGCCGTAGTTCCCCATGAATTCAAGACCCGTGCTCTTCAGCTCATCGCGATTGACGCGCATAAAGCGGCGGGTTCCATCGTCCAGCGTGATGCGGACGACGGCGTCCTTCAAATAATTGTGAAAGAGGATCGCTTGAAACTCGCTGCTTCCAAGCCGGGTTGTCGCGCCGGCCTCCATGGTCAGGAGCTTCTCGGACTCGAGGTCCGGGTTCGGGACGAAGCGATTCAGAGCCCCGGAATAGAGTTCCCGCAGGGCGGGGAATCGTCCCCGGCGACTCACGCCGGCGTGGAGGACGGTGCGCCCGTTCTCGCCCACCATGGCCGACAGACCCAGACGGCCTCCGAACTCCGAGAGTGGATCCTGCGTCGGCCGCCCACCGGCCTTCGGCGTTTCGGCTCTGTCGTAAGCGCCGCCCAGGCTCAGGGAAAGGGAACGGATCGTCCCACGGAACTTCAGCAGCTGCCAAACGCTTTCCATGCCGATGCTCATCAACTTCTGCTGGTATTCAAATTTCCCATCCGGAATCAATTCGTCGTGGTGGATATCCGACCAAGTGAAAGCCCCGCGGAGCGTGCCACGCGGTCCGAGCGATTGGTCCGCGAGGAGGCGCAGGGTCGCCGTGCGGTCTTTTCCATCCTCAAATGTGTCGATCTCTTTATAGTCGCGGGATGTGTAAGCGTCGATGTCAGTTCTTCCGCGATCGTACCCAATGCTCGCCTCGACGTCGCCAAGACCTCCGAAGGGCGATTTCCGGAAACCGGTGCCGCCCGAGAGCACGGCCAATGTGCGGGAGGTGTGAGGGTATCGCCACAGCCGGGCATCCTCATCGGGAATGCCGAGTTCGGCCGCGATGCCGCGCTCTTCCTGAAAGGATGAACCTGAGAAGGAGAGCCAGGTCCCGCCCTTCGCCCCGTAGCGCAGCGCGACGAATCCGTTGATGTTCTCGGCGTCCGTGTTGAGCCGGAGATGGTCATCTGTATCCAAGGGTTCGTTGACGCCCCCGGCCAGCGGATCACCCGGCGTCCTGCGAAACCCGACGCCGGCTCTTGCCGACGCCGTGCCTGATCCCATTTTCACAGGGGCGGATGTCGTTACCGTCGTCCCCACGCTCCCGACATCATCAGCCCCCATCGTGATCTGCAATCTCCGCTCGGTCATTTGATTTGGGAACTGCCCGACACGGACCTCGACGATGCCGCCGAGCACGTTGGGGCCGAAAAGCATCGAGGAGAGCCCGCGGGTGAAGATCACATCCTGCAGCGCCGTCGCGGGGATCACCGACACATCCGCACGGGCGTCCCAAGCGAGTGTGATCGGCACGCCGTCCACCAAGACGGCGACCTGGCGCGATTCCGATCCCCGCGCTGAGATCTCGGCCTCTCCCCGGGAGTTGGTGCGCACATGCAGAAACGGCAGCTCGCGCAGAACTTCTTCGACCGTCGCGGCGGCCGGCACGGGGAGGGAATCCACTTGAGCCTCGACGGCACTCGATCCACCAGCGGTCGCTATGGGTCGTAACGCATGAACAGCGATTTCACTTACAGCGTAGACCTTCAGGCTCTCCGGCGACTCCGGCTCCTGTGCCCAAGCAGCGCCGCAGGCTATGAGGGAAATCCAAATCGTGCAGACAATGAGACGCAACATCGGTGAAAATCCTCCCCTTTCATCATCCCAGCGAGCCTGTACAACCCTCGATGAAGCGGAGGTGGAGGCGGAGCGTGGGATTCCTACCGTATCGTATCACCTTTTCCAAAACGGTGGAACGTTATTGCAGCAGGGTCAAGGCGGGAAGTGCCTGTCCAACAAAGGGTAGTGTGGATCGCACGGATCGCACGGATCGATTTCCAGGCTCACGGTTGTTATCTTTTCATAGTCATTACGGGCCAAAGAGTATATCCTGGCCCAATTTTAACGTGAAAGGGGACTTAGATGGCTATAACAAGCGCGGTATGACGAAGCGGCCTGCTGGCCTTAGCGGTTTTGATCATTTTTCTGGGTTGCTCGAGTGATAAGACCACATCAATGGACGACGGGACAGGGGCGCCCGTGGACACCCTCGATCTGTCATTCGAGGAGCCGCCTTTTAACCTGCTGGGGATTGAGGCCTGGGTCAAAAACAGCATGGAAAACACGGGGATCCCCGTCGATACCGGCGAGTTGTTCCACCACGTTCTGCACGCGGTCGCTTTGTCAGAGAGGGCCGAAGAGGTCGAATTGGAGTACATGGCCTATATGCCGCCGCTGGAAATCGCGGATCCGTCAGGGGACGGCGTGATCAAGTTTCTTCTGGATCGGCTTGGGGGGAAGTGAGATATACTTAAAGCGAATCGTGAGAAAATTGCGCTAATACGTTATATTTCAATATGATACAGACTAGACGTATAGATACTTTTCTTTCGGCGCCGATTGGATTCTGAGCGAATGCATCTTTTGGGAGCGCTGCTGGAAACGGCCTGAAATGTGCCAATTTTCTGCTCAGGATTTTACTTCTGCCCGCGTGGAATTAAATATCCCTCTTGAAATTCCCGATGAACAAGGTAGCGCAGAGCTTTCGATGGGCTCTGACACTTTAGACAGCTTGGGCAGGATGCTCAGAGAATGGAGCCCTCATGCCAGGGAAATGGTTTTGGGGTTCTTGGATATGACCGGGTCTAGGGACCTACTCGACCTGGAGGTTCTCCATATGCGTAGGATTATCTTCATAGGGATGATAGCGCTTCTGAGCATGACGCCCGTTTGGGCGGCTGATGATGTGGATA
Above is a window of Candidatus Eisenbacteria bacterium DNA encoding:
- a CDS encoding TonB-dependent receptor encodes the protein MLRLIVCTIWISLIACGAAWAQEPESPESLKVYAVSEIAVHALRPIATAGGSSAVEAQVDSLPVPAAATVEEVLRELPFLHVRTNSRGEAEISARGSESRQVAVLVDGVPITLAWDARADVSVIPATALQDVIFTRGLSSMLFGPNVLGGIVEVRVGQFPNQMTERRLQITMGADDVGSVGTTVTTSAPVKMGSGTASARAGVGFRRTPGDPLAGGVNEPLDTDDHLRLNTDAENINGFVALRYGAKGGTWLSFSGSSFQEERGIAAELGIPDEDARLWRYPHTSRTLAVLSGGTGFRKSPFGGLGDVEASIGYDRGRTDIDAYTSRDYKEIDTFEDGKDRTATLRLLADQSLGPRGTLRGAFTWSDIHHDELIPDGKFEYQQKLMSIGMESVWQLLKFRGTIRSLSLSLGGAYDRAETPKAGGRPTQDPLSEFGGRLGLSAMVGENGRTVLHAGVSRRGRFPALRELYSGALNRFVPNPDLESEKLLTMEAGATTRLGSSEFQAILFHNYLKDAVVRITLDDGTRRFMRVNRDELKSTGLEFMGNYGIGPVNVAADVTIQTVDLTDTEADKTNRPEDLPELFGGLNISFLIFKGLLGKADVRYTGEQYAIDVITGEDAQLAAQAVIGLSLSRLWPMRMSWGAGAFTDIELRLALDNVGDVALYDAWGLPDPGRRVRLELRLR